Part of the Acidobacteriota bacterium genome, CTTGGTTACTACGATTATGGCTACAAGCCGGCCCGCGAATCGATACCCTTTGCACTCGCGTCCGTGAACCAGGCGATGCAGCTCGACCCGACGCAATCCGAGGCCTATTCGACGCGGGCATCGATCGAATTTTTATACAATCGAGATTGGAAGGCGACGGAAGCTGACTTCAAACGTGCGATCGAACTTGCCCCAAATGATCCAACCCCGAAACTGCGATTCGGCTGGATGCTCTCCGTAATGGGCCGAACCGACGAAGGCCTCGGGCAACTTCTGGCCGCTGAAAAGCTCGACCCGACATCAAACATCGGCCAGGCGAACATCGCCTATAATCTGATGGTTTCGGGCAAACTAAGTGAAGCTGAAACGCGGCTTCAGCAACTAAAGACGAATGCGCCGAACTTCAGTTTGGCCAACTGGTACCTCGCAACGGTCTATTTTATGCAGAATAGGCGGGAGGAATCGCTGGAAGAATACTTCGCGGCGTTCTCTATCGATGAAGGCAACTCGGAGCAGATCGATAAGGTCCGCGCGATCATGGCCAATAGTTCGCGAGCTGATGCACTTCGCCAATGGCGTGAGGACCTCGAAAAACGTTACGCGAAAAGCTATTTTCCGCCTTCGAATATTGCTCTCGTAGCGGCACTTGCCAAGGACCGGGATCAAACGATCAAATGGTTGCTCGAGGCCGAACGCGTCCGCGACCCGTGGCTCCTTCAGGTGCTTCACGATCCCGAATATCGCTTCCTGAAAAACGATCCCGAATTTGAACAGCTTCTCGCCTCGATCAAACTCGAATAGTAGTGTTAACGGTTTGCCGATCATGAGTTGAAGGCTCGACGGCCTTCTGATAATATGACGGCATCTTATGACGCCGCGATCTATCGCAAGTCTTCGACCCGCATGGCAACGAGCCCACCTTTTTGGTGGCGACTAATATCTCCAATTTGTTCAGAGCAACAGACCTGACATTGTTGCTGATTTGGCACGCTAAGGCGTGGACTCTAGACATATTTAGGAGAACAAAATGACACCGACAACTGAATTGCAGCGACCGATCATCAAGACCGAGCTTCCGGGCCCGAACGCACGTGCCATCGTCGAAGCCGACGCAAAATACGTTACCCCGAGCTATCCGCGGCCGGATTACAAACTCGTCGCCGAACGGGCTTACGGCGTTTGGATCGAAGACCCGGATGGCAATATCTTTCTAGACTGCAACGCCGGCGTCGCCGTCTGCTCGACCGGCCACTGCCATCCCGATATCGTCAAGGCGATCAGCGACCAGGCGGCGAAGCTCATCCACCTCTGCGGCACGGACTATTACTACAAACACATGCCCGAGCTTGGGCGTAAGCTCGATGAGATCGTGCCGATCGATGGCCCGACCAAAACGCACTTTGCCAACAGCGGCGCCGAGGCGGTCGAAACCGCGCTCAAGCTCGCGATGTATCACACCAAGCGGCAGAAGTTCATCTCGTTCTTCGGCTCGTTCCATGGCCGGACGCTCGGTGCTCTCTCGCTTACGTCGTCGAAAAAAGCACAGCGGCTTGGCTTTGCCCGCCAGGCTCTGGACGTCGTCCACGTGCCTTACCCGAATTGTTACCAGTGCCCGTTCAACCTCGGCAAATGCGACGACGGCTCGTGCTGTATGGGCACAGTAAGCTGGATCGAGGATCGCCTCTTTAATACGACCACGCCGCCGGAAGAGGTCGCCGGTATTGTGCTCGAGGTCGTACAGGGCGAGGGCGGTTATGTCCCCGCTCCGACCGAGGTCGTCAAGGCCATCCGCCAGATCTGCGATAAGCATGGAATTATGCTCATCGTCGATGAGGTCCAATCCGGAATGGGCCGCACCGGCAAGATGTTTGCCCTCGATCACCACGAAGGCGTCAAGGCCGACATCGTCTGTATGGCAAAAGGCATCGGTTCAGGAATGCCGATCGGCGTTTGTACCGCTAAGGCTGACATCATGGATTGGCACAAAGGTGCACACGCCTCGACCTTTGGCGGCAACCCGGTTGCTATCGCCTCGGCACTCAAGACGATTGAACTTCTCGAAGGCGGCCTGGTCGCAAATTCGGCCGAGGTCGGCGGCCATCTCAAAGCCGGGCTCGAAAAGCTGAAAGAAAAATACGAATGCATCGGCGATGTCCGCGGAATGGGATTGATGCTCGGCGTCGAGTTCGTGACCGACAAGGCCTCGCGCAAGCCTGACCCCGAGCTCCGCGACCGCATCGAGATGGCCTGCTTCAACAAAGGCTTGGTCATCCTCGGCTGCGGCACCAGCACCATCCGATGGTCGCCGCCGCTCATCCTGACCAAAG contains:
- a CDS encoding acetyl ornithine aminotransferase family protein — its product is MTPTTELQRPIIKTELPGPNARAIVEADAKYVTPSYPRPDYKLVAERAYGVWIEDPDGNIFLDCNAGVAVCSTGHCHPDIVKAISDQAAKLIHLCGTDYYYKHMPELGRKLDEIVPIDGPTKTHFANSGAEAVETALKLAMYHTKRQKFISFFGSFHGRTLGALSLTSSKKAQRLGFARQALDVVHVPYPNCYQCPFNLGKCDDGSCCMGTVSWIEDRLFNTTTPPEEVAGIVLEVVQGEGGYVPAPTEVVKAIRQICDKHGIMLIVDEVQSGMGRTGKMFALDHHEGVKADIVCMAKGIGSGMPIGVCTAKADIMDWHKGAHASTFGGNPVAIASALKTIELLEGGLVANSAEVGGHLKAGLEKLKEKYECIGDVRGMGLMLGVEFVTDKASRKPDPELRDRIEMACFNKGLVILGCGTSTIRWSPPLILTKENADVALEIFDEAIMASA